A genomic window from Streptomyces sp. NBC_01429 includes:
- a CDS encoding glycoside hydrolase family 35 protein, whose translation MPEFTVGPAEFLIDGRPVRLLSGALHYFRVHEEQWDHRLAMLRAMGLNCVETYVPWNLHEPAPGRLHEVEALGRFLDAAHAAGLWAIVRPGPYICAEWENGGLPHWLTGPLGARVRTSDPEFLGAVERWYRRLLPQVAARQIDRGGPVVMVQVENEYGSYGCDQVYLARLTELTRECGITVPLFTSDGPEDHMLSGGSIPGLLATVNFGSGARAAFETLRRHRSEGPLMCMEFWCGWFEHWGGEPAVRDAADAAAALREILESGPGASVNVYMAHGGTSFAGWAGANRGGELNGGALEPDVTSYDYDAPIDEAGRPTEKFHLMREVLAEYQEGPLPGVPQPPAVLAAPVRAEFAGWAPLEEVVEALGGPESRTVLPPTFEELDVDRGLVRYRVEVPGPRKPLPLALAGVRDLAEVYVDGVRAHTRGGEGSGSALTLVEPVAGPASVEIWVESLGRVNYGPGLGESKGLTGGALHSLQYLHGVRARGLRLDAFDDAAAVSGLPFRATSRPEAAGTEATATEATATAAATAPGDTRGLYRAAFDVRDPGDARLALPGWTRGFVWVNGHCLGRYWPSAGPQESLYVPGPVLRAGANEVWVLELAGREADAAGVPYVQLAGRAGSSPSGE comes from the coding sequence ATGCCCGAGTTCACCGTGGGACCGGCGGAGTTTCTGATCGACGGCAGGCCCGTGCGACTGCTGTCGGGGGCTCTGCACTACTTCCGGGTCCATGAGGAGCAGTGGGACCACCGGCTCGCGATGCTGCGCGCCATGGGTCTGAACTGTGTGGAGACGTACGTTCCGTGGAATCTGCATGAGCCGGCGCCGGGCCGCCTCCACGAAGTGGAGGCGTTGGGCAGGTTCCTGGACGCGGCGCACGCGGCCGGGCTGTGGGCGATCGTGCGGCCGGGACCGTACATCTGTGCCGAGTGGGAGAACGGCGGGCTGCCGCACTGGCTGACCGGGCCGCTCGGGGCGCGGGTGCGGACCAGTGATCCGGAGTTCCTGGGGGCGGTGGAGCGCTGGTATCGGCGGCTGCTGCCGCAGGTGGCGGCGCGTCAGATCGACCGGGGCGGTCCGGTGGTCATGGTGCAGGTCGAGAACGAGTACGGAAGTTACGGCTGCGATCAGGTTTATCTGGCGCGGCTGACAGAGCTGACCCGGGAGTGCGGCATCACTGTGCCGCTGTTCACCTCGGACGGTCCCGAGGACCACATGCTGTCCGGCGGTTCGATTCCCGGTCTGCTGGCGACGGTGAATTTCGGATCCGGCGCGCGTGCCGCTTTCGAGACGCTGCGCCGGCACCGGTCCGAGGGGCCGCTGATGTGCATGGAGTTCTGGTGCGGCTGGTTCGAGCACTGGGGCGGCGAGCCCGCCGTGCGGGACGCGGCCGACGCGGCGGCCGCGCTGCGGGAGATCCTGGAGTCGGGTCCCGGCGCCTCGGTCAATGTGTACATGGCGCACGGCGGTACGAGCTTCGCGGGCTGGGCGGGTGCCAATCGCGGTGGTGAGCTGAACGGCGGCGCGCTGGAGCCGGACGTGACGTCGTACGACTACGACGCGCCGATCGACGAGGCGGGGCGGCCGACGGAGAAGTTCCATCTGATGCGTGAGGTCCTCGCGGAGTACCAGGAGGGTCCGCTGCCCGGCGTGCCGCAGCCGCCGGCCGTCCTGGCGGCCCCGGTGCGGGCGGAGTTCGCGGGCTGGGCGCCGCTGGAGGAGGTCGTGGAGGCGCTCGGCGGGCCGGAGTCCCGTACGGTGCTGCCGCCGACCTTCGAGGAGCTGGACGTCGATCGCGGTCTGGTGCGCTACCGGGTGGAGGTCCCGGGGCCCCGGAAGCCCCTGCCGCTGGCGCTGGCGGGGGTGCGTGACCTGGCCGAGGTGTACGTGGACGGGGTACGGGCGCACACGCGCGGCGGCGAGGGTTCCGGCTCGGCGCTGACCCTGGTGGAGCCGGTGGCCGGTCCGGCGTCCGTGGAGATCTGGGTGGAGTCGCTGGGCCGGGTCAACTACGGTCCGGGGCTGGGCGAGTCCAAGGGGCTGACGGGCGGGGCGCTGCACTCGCTCCAGTATCTGCACGGGGTAAGAGCCCGGGGGCTGCGCCTGGACGCGTTCGACGACGCGGCGGCGGTGTCCGGGCTCCCGTTCCGGGCGACGTCGCGGCCCGAAGCGGCCGGGACGGAAGCGACGGCGACTGAGGCGACAGCGACGGCAGCGGCGACGGCGCCGGGTGACACCCGGGGCCTGTACCGTGCCGCCTTCGATGTGCGGGACCCGGGCGACGCCCGCCTCGCCCTGCCCGGCTGGACCCGGGGCTTCGTGTGGGTCAACGGCCACTGCCTGGGCCGCTACTGGCCGTCCGCCGGTCCGCAGGAGTCGCTGTACGTCCCGGGTCCCGTTCTGCGCGCGGGCGCCAACGAGGTATGGGTCCTGGAGCTGGCGGGCCGGGAGGCGGACGCGGCGGGTGTCCCGTACGTACAGCTCGCCGGACGGGCTGGGAGCAGCCCGTCCGGCGAGTGA